Within the Pseudomonas chlororaphis subsp. aurantiaca genome, the region TGCCGATGGGCATGAGCATGCTCGGCCGGGTCCTCGACGGCGCCGGCCGTGCGTTGGACGGCAAGGGCGGGATGAAGGCCGAGGACTGGGTGCCGATGGACGGTCCGACCATCAACCCGCTCAAGCGCGACCCCATCAGTCGGCCGCTGGACGTGGGCATTCGCTGCATCAACGGATTATTGACGGTAGGCCGTGGCCAGCGCCTCGGCCTGTTCGCCGGTACCGGCGTGGGCAAGAGTGTGCTGCTGGGCATGATGACCCGCTTTACCGAGGCCGACATCATCGTGGTCGGGCTGATCGGTGAACGGGGCCGTGAAGTCAAGGAATTCATCGAGCACATCCTCGGTGAAGAGGGGCTCAAGCGCTCCGTGGTGGTGGCGTCGCCAGCGGATGATGCGCCGCTGATGCGCCTGCGTGCGGCCATGTACTGCACACGCATCGCCGAATATTTTCGCGACAAGGGCAAGAACGTTCTGTTGCTGATGGATTCCCTGACCCGTTTCGCCCAGGCCCAGCGGGAAATCGCCCTGGCCATCGGCGAGCCGCCCGCGACCAAGGGTTATCCGCCGTCGGTCTTCGCCAGGCTGCCGAAGCTGGTGGAGCGCGCGGGCAATGCCGAGGCCGGTGGTGGCTCGATCACCGCGTTCTACACCGTGTTGTCCGAGGGCGACGACCAGCAGGACCCGATCGCCGACTCGGCCCGTGGCGTGCTCGACGGGCACATCGTGCTGTCGCGGCGCCTGGCGGAAGAGGGGCATTACCCGGCCATCGATATCGAGGCGTCCATCA harbors:
- the fliI gene encoding flagellar protein export ATPase FliI; translated protein: MRLDRTSFGKRLSSYADATELPNQPILEGRLLRMVGLTLEAEGLRAAMGTRCMVINDDSYHPVQVEAEVMGFSGSKVFLMPVGSVAGIAPGARVVPLADTGRLPMGMSMLGRVLDGAGRALDGKGGMKAEDWVPMDGPTINPLKRDPISRPLDVGIRCINGLLTVGRGQRLGLFAGTGVGKSVLLGMMTRFTEADIIVVGLIGERGREVKEFIEHILGEEGLKRSVVVASPADDAPLMRLRAAMYCTRIAEYFRDKGKNVLLLMDSLTRFAQAQREIALAIGEPPATKGYPPSVFARLPKLVERAGNAEAGGGSITAFYTVLSEGDDQQDPIADSARGVLDGHIVLSRRLAEEGHYPAIDIEASISRVMPAVVTPEHMTRAQYFKQLWSRYQQARDLISVGAYVPGGDRETDTAISLQPSMVTYLRQGLNDSISLGESEAHLEMVFAPAPGG